GTGTCATAAGGACCGGACTTTTAGTCATCTATTTGCAACTTTTTCGAGAGTGATTTTTTTTGCTCTATCCACACACATATGAAGGGTTAAGCCAATGGATTATAGCCTGAACCTtcctaataatatatattatattcacaGATAAATCCGGACTCTGAAAAGTCTAGACATAGATTCAGCTCTAAATATAGAGCTTCGCATGACAAACCAGTTTATAGAGCAACTGTGCCCACGGTTACACCGTCAACTGTAAGTCCATTATTCTTTAGTCGTACACAATACCAcgctaattttaaaacaaatttaactATACAAATACATGTGAACAAACTATACgatacatattttatacatgGATAAACATTACAATCCTTTGAAAATTCAAAGCCCCTTTATGAAATTGGCCAACACATAACCTAAATTGACGCTAAGTACACCGccacgatttattttattattggtgTAAATATTCTCGAATACTTCTCTGAATTTCAATTCAAAATTCTTAGTGTTTTTTATCATCATGATTCATTTTTTGAACCATTCATTACAAAACCTTCAATGTATAACTGATTATATTGTTCATACTCGTATTAACTTCATTAAATTTTTCGAGATACATTTGCCGTAAAGCAAGTCAACATCTCATTGGAACTATTCACTTTTTGTCTTTAAGTAGCACATATTCAGTCTAAATTACACTTATCGATTAACAATGTAATCAGTTCTACGCATAGTAATCCAAATCATTTCATCGCTAAAGGCCTGGCTGAAATTCTTCGTGACCGATCGGCTATTGACAAAGTATGTCGACGAGCCACATTGGTTCGAAGAAGAGTATAATGACGTCACGACTCCAGTGTCCAGACAGAACATCACGCCACCAATCACTTTCGAATCATCCATAAAACTGGTTAATGGATTCATTTAATTAACAACTACATATTCACAATGCTTAACCTTGTCATGAACATCACTCGTACATTTTATCGTGTAAATTTATTTCAGTTTCGAAGAGATGTCTTGCACTTGTTTACTCAATGCatttacaattgtttttattatttaagtagttattCAATTATTATGCATCTCTTTGAAACGATTCATGTTAAATAGAATACTGAAGTTTTTGCGTTAATTTTTCAAAACATCatcgctattttttttatacattatgaCCTAAATAACgcaataacttaataataatatagctaaataaaaatttagtagTTTAGCATAATAACACTAACATGtagtaatataaattaaaattataatgactGTACAACTTGTTTTAATCAACAGTTGTTTCTTTTCGGATATTTTCACTAGTCATTCTTCTAACTTCTCAATCTATCTCAAGCCCAAAAGTAATAAAGAGGCTTTGGTCTTTGCACGAACTTTATCCACAGTTCCAATTGCAAGGGTTTCCCTTTCTATCACTTAATCTTTCGTAGTTAGTTTCTACACTgtgctatctatttttttatttatgtgggTGAGCTCACTTCTTATTTCAGATAGAGGGAGAAGAATATCAATTAGGGCCAGATATGAATGCTATCACGTTTACTCAAACACGAAGTCCAGCTGAACTATTGAAACTATCAGAAAGCTTGGTGAAACCACACGTCATGAATGTTGAAGCTTCACAACACTCCCAGTCAGTTACTGTATCAATATTCGATGCTTTGGCTGAAATCCTTACGTCCACACCCAGAAACCGACTATCATCTACAACAGaagtacaaaaacaaaacattaaaaccGATTCTATACAATCACTCAACGTCGTGAGTAGCAACATTAATGTAAATAGCGGAGTTTTGCCAAGTCAAGACACGTTGAATGTTATTGTAAACACTAATGTACAAAACACTGACAAGACACTAAATGTGAATAACCCATCGGTTGTGGCTGGCGCAGCATCGGCGCCGACAACGCCCCAGTCTTTACCCACACCCCTCCCCACTACTCCTGTTTCCGCAAGGAAACCTTTCGCTTTCAAAGTCTTATACTCAGAACCAACAGACAAACTTACGACTGCACCAGAACCAACATCAAACCAGCCATCGACTGACAACCCATCAACGGTATATAACACTGTTTCTGATCTTTTGTTGTCTAATAACAATGTAGTGTCGTCTGAACTAACCAGCATGTTGTCTagtaatattaacaatataCTCCGAAATATGGACGACAGGACTAAATCTAGATTGTCCGCAGACATGAATAGAATATTGAAGAGTTTGATTCCCAGGGCTATAGAAGGTTTAGATGACAATGTAGACTCTACCCCAAACACCACTCCCTACAGTTTGGAGGACATCAAAGATACagaaaacgtaaattttgatGTTAACTTAAACATAAACGGTAACCCTGCGTCCTTTGATCTTCTTCAAACTGTAGGTACCACCAGCAATGTAAATATCACAAATGGTGTTGCTAATACAGTTAATGGTGTAGAACACCCTGATTTTACTCAGGATGGTAATAACCAAGGTATTTCACAATTAGCTAGTATTTTGTCAGGATCAAACGAGGGACGAACGACGACAGCTAACGTAAATAGATTCATAGCAACTCCCACAACTACTATAACCGTAACACCTTCTGATACTACCAGTGCTAATTTAGCTTCGTCATTCGTTCCTGAAAATAGCGATAGTGTTGTTATAGAGACGGGGGTTAACAATAATACTTCACCCAATAGTCCGAATGTCCCCTTCCCATTTTTAACGAATTTCCAAAAAGATGATTTCACTACGCAGGAATCAGGTAATTTTAATAACACATCAGTTTTGCAAAGTGATCCTATACCATTCAGTTCACCTGCAACACCATCTCAAAATGACGACGATTCTAACATTCAGGACATCAATGACGTGACACCCCTTCAGCTGTGGATATTATCTAAAAAAGCACGAGTACTGAAAATGATTGAAGACCTTATACGTGACCATAACAACGAACTGGCTAATGCGACTGCACTGACAGAGATGTTTAGACAATCCGATAGCTCTCCTATTTCTGAACGACTgactgaaataatgagtactatGAACTCGACGACAAAATCAACCGACTCCgatgactcttctctttctaCTACTCCTTCTCTTCCTACTCTCCTTTCTACTTTGCCCTCAAACGAATCTTTCGAAACTACCTTCACTATAAGTACTCCATCGTCTGAAGTCACCATCAGTAATGAATCATTTACAACGGTATCAGCTCGTTTAGATGACATTAGTACAAGTACATCTTCTACATCGAGCAATGCAGAGACTGCTACTGCTATGTCAACGACGGAAGCTGCCGTTGAACTATCGAATAGATCAATAAACGAGTCCACAACGGCAACAGCTATACAGGAAACAACCACGCAGAGCATTGAAACGGTCACGCCTACAGACGTCGCAACCACAACGCAAACGAATCAAGAAACTACGActcaaaatgatatcgaaaCAACTACCGAGGTAGAGATAGAAACTACTACAAATACTAACGAAGAGGCAGATTCAGCTTCAACATCTAttaatcttaataataataaccaatCGACTATTCCGAAAAAAGATTATGTTATATTCGGAATACTGCCTAACAACACCGTGATTCGTAAAAATCCTAACGACGACATTTTGGAAACATTAACAGAGGCAAGCCCTTACATCGTTTATGGTTTGCTACCTAATAACACAGTAATACGGAAATTCCCAAATGGAACCAGAGTACCTCGAGTTATGCAAAAAATTGACATACTACCAATCAGCCCATGGAGTTTGAGGAATCCATACAGCCCCATCCATAACAATCCGGCCATTGTCAGACCACAGTCTAACCCCATCCGAGTATCCACTAATGTAGAGACATCCACCTCCAATAACGGAACGGATCGTTTAACTACCACCGACACTGTAAATAACCTACAAAATATGGTATCAACTTCATGTTATTTAGCTTGAAGCGCTTGGTGCTTTCTTTCACTTCGCATAGTAGACAACCGCGCATGCGGGGCCTGCGGACTTAGTAAGCTATGCATGCATTCACACTCTAACCGCTTCTAACAAACCCATCATAACATAATGTTTCGTAATTGCAGATATCGACATCGGCACTTAATTTAAAAGATAGCAGTAGAGGTGTAACTACTGTGGCTAGTAAGCCAGCTGAGCAAAGCACAGCCTCGCATGTTTTGAGTTTACGCACAACTACAATGCTACCCTCTGTCGATGAGATTCTGCTTAATAGTATATCTTCGGCCGCTAAAGAGGAAATGGTTATATCATCAATGACGAGTTCCACTCGCCAGCCTACAATATTAACACTGGATATTGATCCggaggtataaatatatgtatatctcgACACAAAtcacttttaatataaaacccTTCTCATTCACAAAAATAACTTTGATAAATTTATATCAACAAATTCTGGCACTAAGTACCAAATTTATAGCAATGGTACTCCATGGGGAAGTTTCATGCATGAATCAAATTTGGTGGATAAATACAATTCAACAAATTTGAAACTTTACTACGATTTGGTGATTGGCTTAGTTGTAGATTAGAAGTAGATTGCTACGCTAATCGAGACtagttatttcattaattttacagcaaatttaaaatgtatcttAAACGATTGCAGACCAAACAAATACGCACTGAGAAGCCTGGTGAAATTAAATTCATATCTATCGACGAAGTGACCACTACTACATCTCCAAACTCGAATGTCTTAAAGTTGGCTTCCAGCAAATCACCCACTACAACTGTAACTAGTCAAATGGAGTTAGTTACTGAATCCAGTACACAGACACCTCAGATTCCAACACAAGTACAAAATGATGATCAAACAACTACGGTTCAAGTACCTGCAGGAACTACTACAGATGTTGTCTCAGAATCAACTACTGTGCAGAGCGTGCTAACGACAATCACTACTGAGGCTAGCACAACTCCATTAACAACCATTGAACCGGTCGCGACTACAACCATGGCTCCAATGACAACGACCACCGAGACTACGACGACGATGACGACTACTGCGAAAGCGATAGAAACGACAACCGAAGTTAGAACTACTTTAAGAACAACGACTGTACCACCAACGACGGCTGCACCGACGACTGCTGCTGAAACTATACTCCCTTCGACAGCTACCCCTTCACCCACCGAAGGAGTTACTAAAGAAGATTCAAAAAGATATCAAGAAGATGCAGCACTTTTAGAGGCAATTTTGAGTGGGGCTGAACGTCTTCCTAAAAAATTTAACTTCAATAATTTAGATCAAAACACCGGAACTTCATCTGTTAATACTCAAACGAAGCTAGCATCAGTAACTAAACAGAGCGACGACGACAAATTTCTACAACAACTTCTCTCGGTCGCTGGCAGAAATCCGCAAACTCTAACGGTTCCAAATATTGGAGGTAACATTAAAGTTGACGGCGTGCAAACTACAACAGCTCGTTCCATAGAAGATGATATACGACAATTTGAAGAAGATACGAAATTGTTGAAAGCCCTGTTGGCAGCCACAGGACAAGACCCAGCCAAATTTAACATACCGACTTTAGACATTAAAACTACAACATTGCTTCCTACGACAGTTACGACAACAACATCTAAACCCACTGAAACAACAAGAGCACAAACAACCACACCGTCAATAGACGCAGACATAACTCGATTCCAAGAAGATGCTAAACTCTTACAAGCGCTTCTACAAGCTACCGGTCAAAATAATGGAAACTTTAACATCCCTGTTATAACGGGAATAACGTCAAATGTCAGGATAGCGTCTAATCCGCTCACGACATCTCTGGGGTCGAATCCCACAACTCCTATAAACGTTAGGCCAATATACACAACTTTGAGAACGACGACGTTGCCCCCTACCACTGTTACTGTACCTACTACGTTCCAGCCTCGTGCAACCGACTCTACAACTGCTCGGATTTCTACCACATTCGCGCCATTCAGAAGAAGACCAACTGTAATAACTTTAGCTACGGATCCAACAACTGTGGCGACCGCTCGACGGGTTCCAATTCCTGGCTTCACTGTAACAACAGAGATTCCTACATCATCTACTTTTTCAGTTGAAGAAGATTTAGCTTTCCTGAACAATCTGGTACgtttctaaaattaaataaattataaacctgTATAGCTGATTCCTAAATTacaatacttatttaaatatattgtgtTTGTTTTTCAGAAATCTGTCCTTAACACAAATACAGATAGTACGGATCCTGAAGCTGCATTAGCGAATCGCATCATAGCTCTTGCAGTAGACAGAAGTTTGAATGAAATCAAATCAGGCCAAGGAACTGAGCGCACGGGAAAGAATCTGGTACCTACTACGGCCCCTACCACAACGACCACTACCACAACGACTACCACCACAACGACCACCACCACACCGCGGCCTACCACAGCTCCTCCTAGCACACCATCCATAGAAGATGATTTGAGACAGTTTCAAGAAGATACTAAACTCTTGCAGGCTTTGCTCAAGGCAACTGGACAAGATCCATCTAAATTTAATCTACCGACAATCCCAAACATAAACGCTAATGTGAGTCCGAAAATACCACCAGGAGTTCACAGTGAATTAAATCTTCTTTCTAACCTTCTTGCTTCACCTTCACCTCTCAATGAGCCATTCGATTCTCTCACTCAAAAACCTAAAGAGCAAATAAAGACGACTACACCTACAACTCCTAAACCTTTCGGCGCAAAGATTGCAGTAAAAGATGACGTAAAGAATGTATCAGATGATGGGAAATTGTTACAAACTTTAATAAAATTGCAGGGTGTGCAAGAAACCACGACGCAAAAGAGTAAAATTGCTATTACAGGTAATATAGAACATATCAGTAGGTATTCGCCTTTAAGCAGATCCACTCATCCTCAGAAGCAAAAAACcagaaaatattttcttctattCCAGGGCAATCAACAGACGAAGCATTAAAGAAACTGATCCAGCAAACAAAGTCGCCAAGTATGGTGCAGGATGCGACCAAGATGCCGCTTGCCATCAGCACGGAATACGGAAAGAGCAACGACGCACTC
Above is a genomic segment from Cydia pomonella isolate Wapato2018A chromosome 4, ilCydPomo1, whole genome shotgun sequence containing:
- the LOC133517350 gene encoding mucin-2-like isoform X6, whose translation is MRAGVWCVALALLAVGGALRPTQADGTTRVGRRLPIHTSTEKSALEQEHASTPRRGSRRREETSPRQAVRRTRTRTPQIEEVTEPETKLETNERFDSRKAYSRTRNRPEPEEDTPKANVIRSRTRYNRPAPTRPTLTTKAPEVTSPNIDESKIEVINSTLDEITKMVFKDYEPVTQSNRRTSTRTIANVTQRRRGRFSARTNEQADLNSSGTTNSISISEKIGPATDKMIDLRGSRKLRYKQRLSETDTNLTGVGITASNEVPQSSQKETPSQETKLSSPVENVQQSTETNPLKTTTLKVMRIVRRPVQRGKGSFKPTASESLPKKRSDEVSEDDNYPEPFKALLQAKNASTQITSPNDESLTLKASQKVYNSFAPAQQSTLSSLKNKYSRLRPKPIVEKELKSDLKPDDKRTENTVAPKTLSTQEPSYKFRSQQTTRSRKFSHLTSTSTASNIEQSSDKPTYKYNRKFKMSTTEAPKTEPKLNSKRVETNNLLKKSSHRPTFYSRRNSSKSDASTTTTSNEEKLNLGSALESIAKHKASLQRTSYYSRQRNSNKVLTPSIPSTEEPFKDSNSVIETADRKNANNVDMPLIYTLLKPTDVSQNENKLDISQNENNSEKPHKMFVIAVTSKESHESSTENEMTSNTVEETEVKPFVGSSTPKYHATYTVPQTTAKAEEHDVSSAVPPIRNIPTRKFGRGRVSSRSQNDGVSEEPVTRDRGPGKYTDSYTKTTEASTNGINPDSEKSRHRFSSKYRASHDKPVYRATVPTVTPSTIEGEEYQLGPDMNAITFTQTRSPAELLKLSESLVKPHVMNVEASQHSQSVTVSIFDALAEILTSTPRNRLSSTTEVQKQNIKTDSIQSLNVVSSNINVNSGVLPSQDTLNVIVNTNVQNTDKTLNVNNPSVVAGAASAPTTPQSLPTPLPTTPVSARKPFAFKVLYSEPTDKLTTAPEPTSNQPSTDNPSTVYNTVSDLLLSNNNVVSSELTSMLSSNINNILRNMDDRTKSRLSADMNRILKSLIPRAIEGLDDNVDSTPNTTPYSLEDIKDTENVNFDVNLNINGNPASFDLLQTVGTTSNVNITNGVANTVNGVEHPDFTQDGNNQGISQLASILSGSNEGRTTTANVNRFIATPTTTITVTPSDTTSANLASSFVPENSDSVVIETGVNNNTSPNSPNVPFPFLTNFQKDDFTTQESGNFNNTSVLQSDPIPFSSPATPSQNDDDSNIQDINDVTPLQLWILSKKARVLKMIEDLIRDHNNELANATALTEMFRQSDSSPISERLTEIMSTMNSTTKSTDSDDSSLSTTPSLPTLLSTLPSNESFETTFTISTPSSEVTISNESFTTVSARLDDISTSTSSTSSNAETATAMSTTEAAVELSNRSINESTTATAIQETTTQSIETVTPTDVATTTQTNQETTTQNDIETTTEISTSALNLKDSSRGVTTVASKPAEQSTASHVLSLRTTTMLPSVDEILLNSISSAAKEEMVISSMTSSTRQPTILTLDIDPETKQIRTEKPGEIKFISIDEVTTTTSPNSNVLKLASSKSPTTTVTSQMELVTESSTQTPQIPTQVQNDDQTTTVQVPAGTTTDVVSESTTVQSVLTTITTEASTTPLTTIEPVATTTMAPMTTTTETTTTMTTTAKAIETTTEVRTTLRTTTVPPTTAAPTTAAETILPSTATPSPTEGVTKEDSKRYQEDAALLEAILSGAERLPKKFNFNNLDQNTGTSSVNTQTKLASVTKQSDDDKFLQQLLSVAGRNPQTLTVPNIGGNIKVDGVQTTTARSIEDDIRQFEEDTKLLKALLAATGQDPAKFNIPTLDIKTTTLLPTTVTTTTSKPTETTRAQTTTPSIDADITRFQEDAKLLQALLQATGQNNGNFNIPVITGITSNVRIASNPLTTSLGSNPTTPINVRPIYTTLRTTTLPPTTVTVPTTFQPRATDSTTARISTTFAPFRRRPTVITLATDPTTVATARRVPIPGFTVTTEIPTSSTFSVEEDLAFLNNLKSVLNTNTDSTDPEAALANRIIALAVDRSLNEIKSGQGTERTGKNLVPTTAPTTTTTTTTTTTTTTTTTPRPTTAPPSTPSIEDDLRQFQEDTKLLQALLKATGQDPSKFNLPTIPNINANVSPKIPPGVHSELNLLSNLLASPSPLNEPFDSLTQKPKEQIKTTTPTTPKPFGAKIAVKDDVKNVSDDGKLLQTLIKLQGVQETTTQKSKIAITGQSTDEALKKLIQQTKSPSMVQDATKMPLAISTEYGKSNDALLAALLKEQGFGPTTASSLDEQLRLAIPLDPPRAVTSEQTPGRGQLVSAAINVTRAFSQFLGAAIQGAAQTVQNVIRAGQRAATDVYSNGSGASG
- the LOC133517350 gene encoding mucin-2-like isoform X7; amino-acid sequence: MRAGVWCVALALLAVGGALRPTQADGTTRVGRRLPIHTSTEKSALEQEHASTPRRGSRRREETSPRQAVRRTRTRTPQIEEVTEPETKLETNERFDSRKAYSRTRNRPEPEEDTPKANVIRSRTRYNRPAPTRPTLTTKAPEVTSPNIDESKIEVINSTLDEITKMVFKDYEPVTQSNRRTSTRTIANVTQRRRGRFSARTNEQADLNSSGTTNSISISEKIGPATDKMIDLRGSRKLRYKQRLSETDTNLTGVGITASNEVPQSSQKETPSQETKLSSPVENVQQSTETNPLKTTTLKVMRIVRRPVQRGKGSFKPTASESLPKKRSDEVSEDDNYPEPFKALLQAKNASTQITSPNDESLTLKASQKVYNSFAPAQQSTLSSLKNKYSRLRPKPIVEKELKSDLKPDDKRTENTVAPKTLSTQEPSYKFRSQQTTRSRKFSHLTSTSTASNIEQSSDKPTYKYNRKFKMSTTEAPKTEPKLNSKRVETNNLLKKSSHRPTFYSRRNSSKSDASTTTTSNEEKLNLGSALESIAKHKASLQRTSYYSRQRNSNKVLTPSIPSTEEPFKDSNSVIETADRKNANNVDMPLIYTLLKPTDVSQNENKLDISQNENNSEKPHKMFVIAVTSKESHESSTENEMTSNTVEETEVKPFVGSSTPKYHATYTVPQTTAKAEEHDVSSAVPPIRNIPTRKFGRGRVSSRSQNDGVSEEPVTRDRGPGKYTDSYTKTTEASTNGINPDSEKSRHRFSSKYRASHDKPVYRATVPTVTPSTIEGEEYQLGPDMNAITFTQTRSPAELLKLSESLVKPHVMNVEASQHSQSVTVSIFDALAEILTSTPRNRLSSTTEVQKQNIKTDSIQSLNVVSSNINVNSGVLPSQDTLNVIVNTNVQNTDKTLNVNNPSVVAGAASAPTTPQSLPTPLPTTPVSARKPFAFKVLYSEPTDKLTTAPEPTSNQPSTDNPSTVYNTVSDLLLSNNNVVSSELTSMLSSNINNILRNMDDRTKSRLSADMNRILKSLIPRAIEGLDDNVDSTPNTTPYSLEDIKDTENVNFDVNLNINGNPASFDLLQTVGTTSNVNITNGVANTVNGVEHPDFTQDGNNQGISQLASILSGSNEGRTTTANVNRFIATPTTTITVTPSDTTSANLASSFVPENSDSVVIETGVNNNTSPNSPNVPFPFLTNFQKDDFTTQESGNFNNTSVLQSDPIPFSSPATPSQNDDDSNIQDINDVTPLQLWILSKKARVLKMIEDLIRDHNNELANATALTEMFRQSDSSPISERLTEIMSTMNSTTKSTDSDDSSLSTTPSLPTLLSTLPSNESFETTFTISTPSSEVTISNESFTTVSARLDDISTSTSSTSSNAETATAMSTTEAAVELSNRSINESTTATAIQETTTQSIETVTPTDVATTTQTNQETTTQNDIETTTEISTSALNLKDSSRGVTTVASKPAEQSTASHVLSLRTTTMLPSVDEILLNSISSAAKEEMVISSMTSSTRQPTILTLDIDPETKQIRTEKPGEIKFISIDEVTTTTSPNSNVLKLASSKSPTTTVTSQMELVTESSTQTPQIPTQVQNDDQTTTVQVPAGTTTDVVSESTTVQSVLTTITTEASTTPLTTIEPVATTTMAPMTTTTETTTTMTTTAKAIETTTEVRTTLRTTTVPPTTAAPTTAAETILPSTATPSPTEGVTKEDSKRYQEDAALLEAILSGAERLPKKFNFNNLDQNTGTSSVNTQTKLASVTKQSDDDKFLQQLLSVAGRNPQTLTVPNIGGNIKVDGVQTTTARSIEDDIRQFEEDTKLLKALLAATGQDPAKFNIPTLDIKTTTLLPTTVTTTTSKPTETTRAQTTTPSIDADITRFQEDAKLLQALLQATGQNNGNFNIPVITGITSNVRIASNPLTTSLGSNPTTPINVRPIYTTLRTTTLPPTTVTVPTTFQPRATDSTTARISTTFAPFRRRPTVITLATDPTTVATARRVPIPGFTVTTEIPTSSTFSVEEDLAFLNNLKSVLNTNTDSTDPEAALANRIIALAVDRSLNEIKSGQGTERTGKNLVPTTAPTTTTTTTTTTTTTTTTTPRPTTAPPSTPSIEDDLRQFQEDTKLLQALLKATGQDPSKFNLPTIPNINANVSPKIPPGVHSELNLLSNLLASPSPLNEPFDSLTQKPKEQIKTTTPTTPKPFGAKIAVKDDVKNVSDDGKLLQTLIKLQGVQETTTQKSKIAITGQSTDEALKKLIQQTKSPSMVQDATKMPLAISTEYGKSNDALLAALLKEQGFGPTTASSLDEQLRLAGAAQTVQNVIRAGQRAATDVYSNGSGASG
- the LOC133517350 gene encoding mucin-2-like isoform X4, which encodes MRAGVWCVALALLAVGGALRPTQADGTTRVGRRLPIHTSTEKSALEQEHASTPRRGSRRREETSPRQAVRRTRTRTPQIEEVTEPETKLETNERFDSRKAYSRTRNRPEPEEDTPKANVIRSRTRYNRPAPTRPTLTTKAPEVTSPNIDESKIEVINSTLDEITKMVFKDYEPVTQSNRRTSTRTIANVTQRRRGRFSARTNEQADLNSSGTTNSISISEKIGPATDKMIDLRGSRKLRYKQRLSETDTNLTGVGITASNEVPQSSQKETPSQETKLSSPVENVQQSTETNPLKTTTLKVMRIVRRPVQRGKGSFKPTASESLPKKRSDEVSEDDNYPEPFKALLQAKNASTQITSPNDESLTLKASQKVYNSFAPAQQSTLSSLKNKYSRLRPKPIVEKELKSDLKPDDKRTENTVAPKTLSTQEPSYKFRSQQTTRSRKFSHLTSTSTASNIEQSSDKPTYKYNRKFKMSTTEAPKTEPKLNSKRVETNNLLKKSSHRPTFYSRRNSSKSDASTTTTSNEEKLNLGSALESIAKHKASLQRTSYYSRQRNSNKVLTPSIPSTEEPFKDSNSVIETADRKNANNVDMPLIYTLLKPTDVSQNENKLDISQNENNSEKPHKMFVIAVTSKESHESSTENEMTSNTVEETEVKPFVGSSTPKYHATYTVPQTTAKAEEHDVSSAVPPIRNIPTRKFGRGRVSSRSQNDGVSEEPVTRDRGPGKYTDSYTKTTEASTNGINPDSEKSRHRFSSKYRASHDKPVYRATVPTVTPSTIEGEEYQLGPDMNAITFTQTRSPAELLKLSESLVKPHVMNVEASQHSQSVTVSIFDALAEILTSTPRNRLSSTTEVQKQNIKTDSIQSLNVVSSNINVNSGVLPSQDTLNVIVNTNVQNTDKTLNVNNPSVVAGAASAPTTPQSLPTPLPTTPVSARKPFAFKVLYSEPTDKLTTAPEPTSNQPSTDNPSTVYNTVSDLLLSNNNVVSSELTSMLSSNINNILRNMDDRTKSRLSADMNRILKSLIPRAIEGLDDNVDSTPNTTPYSLEDIKDTENVNFDVNLNINGNPASFDLLQTVGTTSNVNITNGVANTVNGVEHPDFTQDGNNQGISQLASILSGSNEGRTTTANVNRFIATPTTTITVTPSDTTSANLASSFVPENSDSVVIETGVNNNTSPNSPNVPFPFLTNFQKDDFTTQESGNFNNTSVLQSDPIPFSSPATPSQNDDDSNIQDINDVTPLQLWILSKKARVLKMIEDLIRDHNNELANATALTEMFRQSDSSPISERLTEIMSTMNSTTKSTDSDDSSLSTTPSLPTLLSTLPSNESFETTFTISTPSSEVTISNESFTTVSARLDDISTSTSSTSSNAETATAMSTTEAAVELSNRSINESTTATAIQETTTQSIETVTPTDVATTTQTNQETTTQNDIETTTEISTSALNLKDSSRGVTTVASKPAEQSTASHVLSLRTTTMLPSVDEILLNSISSAAKEEMVISSMTSSTRQPTILTLDIDPETKQIRTEKPGEIKFISIDEVTTTTSPNSNVLKLASSKSPTTTVTSQMELVTESSTQTPQIPTQVQNDDQTTTVQVPAGTTTDVVSESTTVQSVLTTITTEASTTPLTTIEPVATTTMAPMTTTTETTTTMTTTAKAIETTTEVRTTLRTTTVPPTTAAPTTAAETILPSTATPSPTEGVTKEDSKRYQEDAALLEAILSGAERLPKKFNFNNLDQNTGTSSVNTQTKLASVTKQSDDDKFLQQLLSVAGRNPQTLTVPNIGGNIKVDGVQTTTARSIEDDIRQFEEDTKLLKALLAATGQDPAKFNIPTLDIKTTTLLPTTVTTTTSKPTETTRAQTTTPSIDADITRFQEDAKLLQALLQATGQNNGNFNIPVITGITSNVRIASNPLTTSLGSNPTTPINVRPIYTTLRTTTLPPTTVTVPTTFQPRATDSTTARISTTFAPFRRRPTVITLATDPTTVATARRVPIPGFTVTTEIPTSSTFSVEEDLAFLNNLKSVLNTNTDSTDPEAALANRIIALAVDRSLNEIKSGQGTERTGKNLVPTTAPTTTTTTTTTTTTTTTTTPRPTTAPPSTPSIEDDLRQFQEDTKLLQALLKATGQDPSKFNLPTIPNINANGVQETTTQKSKIAITGQSTDEALKKLIQQTKSPSMVQDATKMPLAISTEYGKSNDALLAALLKEQGFGPTTASSLDEQLRLAALLNQVVVTPKARRTTTPPPPPPPPAPRRPILDGLAWLWQQWRETGPGTGAKRPNRRPDPSPTAAVSASQATSNRVNWFGSGPFVGNADDRPNNRIPLDPPRAVTSEQTPGRGQLVSAAINVTRAFSQFLGAAIQGAAQTVQNVIRAGQRAATDVYSNGSGASG